In one Carassius carassius chromosome 12, fCarCar2.1, whole genome shotgun sequence genomic region, the following are encoded:
- the si:ch211-71m22.1 gene encoding phospholipid scramblase 1 isoform X1, whose amino-acid sequence MVTQLTSNHRKMQFIPPLLIARDQVYQANGNRRKFSKFYLPFSLLIFFPLQGQVPMMPVPQRPAGCPPGLEYLTQIDQLLIQQKVELAEVILGWETNNKYMVKNSMGQQVFFVAEENDCCNRQFCGPLRSFVLHVQDNLGQEVMTLTRPLKCGSCCCPCCLQELEIQSPPGNPIGYVIQNWHPFLPKYTIQNEKKEGVLKIIGPFCSCRCCADVNFDVFSMDESTKVGRISKQWTGLVREAFTDADNFGISFPVDLDVKIKAALFGACFLIDFMFFEHSK is encoded by the exons ATG GTCACCCAATTGACCTCCAACCACAGAAAAATGCAATTCATCCCACCCCTCCTTATAGCCAGGGACCAGGTATACCAGGCCAATGGGAATCGGAGGAAATTTTCTAAATTTTATCTCCCTTTCTCACTCCTAATTTTCTTCCCTTTGCAAGGTCAAGTGCCCATGATGCCAGTTCCACAAAGACCCGCTGGCTGCCCACCAGGACTGGAGTACCTGACCCAG ATTGATCAACTTCTTATACAGCAGAAAGTTGAGCTGGCTGAAG TTATATTGGGCTGGGAGACCAATAATAAGTACATGGTGAAGAACAGTATGGGGCAACAGGTGTTCTTTGTGGCTGAGGAAAATGACTGCTGTAACAGACAGTTCTGTGGACCACTGCGCTCATTCGTCCTCCATGTTCAGGATAACTTGGGACAGGAAGTGATGACACTCACTCGTCCTTTGAAGTGTGGAAGCTGCTGTTGTCCCTGTTGCTTGCAAGAG CTTGAAATCCAGTCTCCACCGGGGAACCCGATTGGATATGTGATCCAGAACTGGCATCCTTTCCTTCCTAAGTATACCATACAGAATGAGAAGAAAGAAGGAGTTCTGAAGATCATAGGGCCGTTCTGTTCATGCAGATGTTGCGCTGATGTGAACTTTGAT GTTTTCTCCATGGATGAATCAACAAAGGTGGGTAGAATCTCTAAACAATGGACAGGTCTGGTGAGAGAAGCTTTCACCGATGCAGACAATTTTGGAATCTCCTTTCCTGTGGATCTGGACGTGAAAATTAAAGCTGCTCTTTTTGGAGCATGTTTTCTCATA GACTTCATGTTCTTTGAAcacagtaaataa
- the si:ch211-71m22.1 gene encoding phospholipid scramblase 1 isoform X3 yields MMPVPQRPAGCPPGLEYLTQIDQLLIQQKVELAEVILGWETNNKYMVKNSMGQQVFFVAEENDCCNRQFCGPLRSFVLHVQDNLGQEVMTLTRPLKCGSCCCPCCLQELEIQSPPGNPIGYVIQNWHPFLPKYTIQNEKKEGVLKIIGPFCSCRCCADVNFDVFSMDESTKVGRISKQWTGLVREAFTDADNFGISFPVDLDVKIKAALFGACFLIDFMFFEHSK; encoded by the exons ATGATGCCAGTTCCACAAAGACCCGCTGGCTGCCCACCAGGACTGGAGTACCTGACCCAG ATTGATCAACTTCTTATACAGCAGAAAGTTGAGCTGGCTGAAG TTATATTGGGCTGGGAGACCAATAATAAGTACATGGTGAAGAACAGTATGGGGCAACAGGTGTTCTTTGTGGCTGAGGAAAATGACTGCTGTAACAGACAGTTCTGTGGACCACTGCGCTCATTCGTCCTCCATGTTCAGGATAACTTGGGACAGGAAGTGATGACACTCACTCGTCCTTTGAAGTGTGGAAGCTGCTGTTGTCCCTGTTGCTTGCAAGAG CTTGAAATCCAGTCTCCACCGGGGAACCCGATTGGATATGTGATCCAGAACTGGCATCCTTTCCTTCCTAAGTATACCATACAGAATGAGAAGAAAGAAGGAGTTCTGAAGATCATAGGGCCGTTCTGTTCATGCAGATGTTGCGCTGATGTGAACTTTGAT GTTTTCTCCATGGATGAATCAACAAAGGTGGGTAGAATCTCTAAACAATGGACAGGTCTGGTGAGAGAAGCTTTCACCGATGCAGACAATTTTGGAATCTCCTTTCCTGTGGATCTGGACGTGAAAATTAAAGCTGCTCTTTTTGGAGCATGTTTTCTCATA GACTTCATGTTCTTTGAAcacagtaaataa
- the si:ch211-71m22.1 gene encoding phospholipid scramblase 1 isoform X2, with product MVKNSMGQQVFFVAEENDCCNRQFCGPLRSFVLHVQDNLGQEVMTLTRPLKCGSCCCPCCLQELEIQSPPGNPIGYVIQNWHPFLPKYTIQNEKKEGVLKIIGPFCSCRCCADVNFDVFSMDESTKVGRISKQWTGLVREAFTDADNFGISFPVDLDVKIKAALFGACFLIDFMFFEHSK from the exons ATGGTGAAGAACAGTATGGGGCAACAGGTGTTCTTTGTGGCTGAGGAAAATGACTGCTGTAACAGACAGTTCTGTGGACCACTGCGCTCATTCGTCCTCCATGTTCAGGATAACTTGGGACAGGAAGTGATGACACTCACTCGTCCTTTGAAGTGTGGAAGCTGCTGTTGTCCCTGTTGCTTGCAAGAG CTTGAAATCCAGTCTCCACCGGGGAACCCGATTGGATATGTGATCCAGAACTGGCATCCTTTCCTTCCTAAGTATACCATACAGAATGAGAAGAAAGAAGGAGTTCTGAAGATCATAGGGCCGTTCTGTTCATGCAGATGTTGCGCTGATGTGAACTTTGAT GTTTTCTCCATGGATGAATCAACAAAGGTGGGTAGAATCTCTAAACAATGGACAGGTCTGGTGAGAGAAGCTTTCACCGATGCAGACAATTTTGGAATCTCCTTTCCTGTGGATCTGGACGTGAAAATTAAAGCTGCTCTTTTTGGAGCATGTTTTCTCATA GACTTCATGTTCTTTGAAcacagtaaataa